A window of Hydrotalea sp. genomic DNA:
CACGGCATAACCCGCGCCACGCACAATCGCGGCGAACATATCCATTGCCTCGTCGGTTGAGCATTCGTAACCGCAACCTTCCCACGGGTTAAAGGGGATAAGATTTATTTTAGACGGAATATCCCTTATCAAATTAACCAAATCATGGGCGTCGCTCGGCCGGTCGTTGACATTTTTTATCATCACATATTGCCACGTAACGCGTCGCCCCTGGTAATCGCCGTCTTTGTATTTTATATCGGCGTGGTAAATTGCCGGGTATTTTTTCACCGCCGCCATCAAATCGCGCAATGGGTATTTTTTATTTATCGGCATAATCTCGTTCCGCAAAGCATCGTTCGGCGCGTGGAGCGACACCGCCAAATTGGCCATGGTTTCCTCCCCCACCCGCACAATGTCGGGCACAATGCCCGATGTCGAAATGGTTACCTTGCGCCGCGAAAACCCAAATGCCGTTTCGTCGAGCATTATCTTCACCGCCTTAATAACCTCGTTGGTGTTATAAAGCGGTTCGCCCATGCCCATAAAAACCACGTTGGTGATTTTGCGGTTTTGCGGGTCGTTATCCTGCAACGATTCCTTGGCCACCAAAATTTGCGACAAAATTTCACCGGCGGTCAGGTTGCGCACCAATGCCTGGGTGCCGGTGTGACAAAATGTGCAATTGAGCGTGCAACCAATCTGCGACGAAATACACAACGTGCCCGATTCCTCGTAAGCCCCCGACCGTTTGATAAACACCGTTTCGATTTCTTGGTTTTTGCCAACCGCCAGCAACCATTTTTCGGTGCCATCGGCCGATGTTTTATGGGTTGAAATAACCGGCCGCGCGATGTTGTAATTTTTTTTTAATGTTTCGCGAAAATCTTTCGACAAATTGGTCATGGCGTCTATCGACACCGCGCCCTTTTGATACAGCCATTGATAAATCTGCTTGGCGCGAAACGCCCCCTGGCCCATGGCGGCCATGATTTTTTCCAAATCGCCCAGGTTCATGCCGACCAAATTGATTGGCGCGGTAGCGGCGGCGACGGCGGTGGCGGACGTAACTGAAGACATTCTGCGGCAGGTTTTATAAAAATCGGTGATTGATAATGATTAAAAATGGCGATGGAGACGGGACTCGAACCCGCGACCTTCGGCGTGACAGGCCGATGTTCTAACCAACTGAACTACTCCACCATATTATTGTTTTTAGATTAGATTAACATCTAATCATCATGCCACTTTCATAAAGCCATAAACTGCGACGGGACAGATGTCAAGCATGCGATGTCACACCATACAATTTATAACCGCCGCACAACCAGCGCGCCGCCACCAACGCCAGCAACATAACAACCATGGTTGCAACATTGTGCGAATCAGCGCAATGTTGAGATAATTATGAGCATGACCGCAACCGACCCGACCGATAATTCGCCGCCAAATTCGCCTGACGGCGCGGCGGCCAGCAACGCCAATGCGGCAAGCACCGACAACGGCGCGGGGCAATCGCCCGACCGCGCCCCCGCTAGTGTTTTACGGGTTGAGCATGTCAAAAAAATCATCGGCAAGCGCACCGTGGTGAACGATGCTTCCCTGACCCTGCGCGCTGGGGAGGTTGTCGGTCTCCTTGGCCCCAACGGCGCGGGCAAAACCACGTTATTTTACGGCATATTGGGGTTGATACCCATCAACGGCGGCCATATTTTTATCGACGACACCGATATTTCGACCCTGCCGGTTTATCGCCGCGCGCGGCGCGGGCTATCTTACCTGCCGCAGGAGGCTTCGATATTTCGCGGCCTGACGGTGCGCGATAATTTGCGCGCCGTGTTGGAAATGAAAATGAAAAACCGCGAAGATGTCGAGGCCTACAGCGACCAATTGTTAAAGGATTTCAACCTGACCGAGCGGCGCGACGCCCAGGCGGTTACCCTGTCGGGTGGCGAACGGCGGCGGTTGGAAATTGCCCGCGCCCTGTGCGCCTTCCCGGCTTTTTTATTGCTCGATGAACCCTTCGCCGGTGTTGACCCATTGGCGATTCGCGACGTGCGGCAATTGGTAAAAAACCTGGCGAAGCGCGGCATCGGCGTGCTTATCACCGACCATAATGTGCGCGAAACATTACGGATTGTCGAACGCGCCTATATTATTCATGATGGAAAAATCATCGCCGCCGGCACGCCGCAGGACATTATCAATAACCCATTGGCGCGCGAACTATACCTGGGTGAAGAGGTCACGCAGGAATTGCAACAGGCTGGCACCCCAAAAAATTAATCCACCACAATATTACAAAAAAATTCATGACGCAAAAAATACGACTCGACCTGATAGCCACCAGCAATTTGGTGATGACGCCGCAATTGCAACAGGCGATAAAATTGTTGCAATATAACGGCGAGCAATTGACCGAATTTTTGCTGAAGGAGGTGGAAAAAAACCCCCTGCTCGAACTGGCCAGCGACAACCCCACCCCCGACGCCACCAACACCAACCGCCCCGACAATGCAACCACGCGCGACGCCACCGAATTGCGCCATCAGGCCAACCAAGAATCCAACAGCGCAACCAACACCGCCGAGCGAGTGCAAAGCAACCTGCAAGATTCCGCGCGTAACAATATAATCGATGGCGATGGCA
This region includes:
- the rlmN gene encoding 23S rRNA (adenine(2503)-C(2))-methyltransferase RlmN, with product MSSVTSATAVAAATAPINLVGMNLGDLEKIMAAMGQGAFRAKQIYQWLYQKGAVSIDAMTNLSKDFRETLKKNYNIARPVISTHKTSADGTEKWLLAVGKNQEIETVFIKRSGAYEESGTLCISSQIGCTLNCTFCHTGTQALVRNLTAGEILSQILVAKESLQDNDPQNRKITNVVFMGMGEPLYNTNEVIKAVKIMLDETAFGFSRRKVTISTSGIVPDIVRVGEETMANLAVSLHAPNDALRNEIMPINKKYPLRDLMAAVKKYPAIYHADIKYKDGDYQGRRVTWQYVMIKNVNDRPSDAHDLVNLIRDIPSKINLIPFNPWEGCGYECSTDEAMDMFAAIVRGAGYAVPTRRPRGRDISAACGQLKSESLKIRASQRSQ
- the lptB gene encoding LPS export ABC transporter ATP-binding protein, which produces MTATDPTDNSPPNSPDGAAASNANAASTDNGAGQSPDRAPASVLRVEHVKKIIGKRTVVNDASLTLRAGEVVGLLGPNGAGKTTLFYGILGLIPINGGHIFIDDTDISTLPVYRRARRGLSYLPQEASIFRGLTVRDNLRAVLEMKMKNREDVEAYSDQLLKDFNLTERRDAQAVTLSGGERRRLEIARALCAFPAFLLLDEPFAGVDPLAIRDVRQLVKNLAKRGIGVLITDHNVRETLRIVERAYIIHDGKIIAAGTPQDIINNPLARELYLGEEVTQELQQAGTPKN